From the genome of Candidatus Methylopumilus turicensis, one region includes:
- a CDS encoding LexA family protein, producing the protein MANDIDYLGKLQDYYADQKILPSYAAIAQLLGFKSKNAVTALVARLKLQNFIESATDGRLKPGRRFFERVLAESTVQAGFATAALSDRSDSLSIDDYLIERPSDTVLITVKGDSMIDAGIYQDDVVIIEKKQAANIGDIVVAIVDNEFTLKTLGREGKEFVLYPANKAYPTIRPQGQLEIFGVVVGQFRKY; encoded by the coding sequence ATGGCTAACGATATTGATTATTTAGGCAAGCTTCAAGACTATTACGCAGATCAAAAGATCTTGCCGTCTTATGCTGCAATCGCGCAATTATTAGGCTTTAAGTCTAAGAATGCAGTGACCGCATTGGTGGCAAGACTCAAGCTGCAAAATTTTATTGAGTCAGCAACCGATGGCAGACTAAAGCCTGGTCGTCGTTTCTTTGAGCGTGTGCTTGCTGAAAGCACTGTGCAGGCTGGCTTTGCAACCGCGGCATTGAGCGACAGAAGCGATAGTTTAAGTATTGATGATTATTTGATTGAGCGGCCATCCGATACAGTACTCATTACCGTCAAGGGCGATTCGATGATTGATGCTGGCATTTATCAAGATGATGTTGTCATCATTGAGAAAAAGCAGGCGGCTAATATTGGCGACATTGTGGTGGCGATTGTCGATAATGAGTTCACGCTTAAAACGTTAGGTCGCGAAGGTAAAGAGTTCGTGCTTTACCCTGCCAACAAGGCCTATCCAACCATTCGCCCACAAGGCCAGTTAGAAATTTTTGGTGTGGTGGTCGGACAATTTAGAAAATACTAA
- a CDS encoding helicase-related protein, with the protein MHKQLTSTLALHALPNSFKLARSLNRRIHFHLGPTNSGKTYEALIKLQKAESGVYLAPLRLLAMEIRDRLMEAGVPCNLITGEERQLIPGAKHTACTVEMMNTNQAVDVAIIDEIQMLQDESRGYAWTTALIGAPAKDVYVCGANSVTEPCLRAIKALGEQFDVTHLERKTPLLLEQQGLSGQKYKRANLKGKLQKGDAVIAFSRKDVLTLSARFRQWGYGVASIYGALSPEVRRTESKRFCEGEADILVATDAIGMGLNLPIRRVIFSCIDKFDGVASRRINATEVRQIGGRAGRFGIYDIGYISAFEDDELIHLEHMLTTSDVADLKKLPISPSFPHLSEIANTLHSHKISEVLAYFAERIRIESDLFEIAPLQTQTQLALLVDEYAPTLNLKDKFLLTCAPVGWDKARERDYFLSCLDCVVNNQKKALPNDVSWLSSNSPKHLEEAEDLGKDISLYAWLAHKFPHHFFELDALPALRSKVSRYIEAALLIQAGYRDTSKEMMYQSGQF; encoded by the coding sequence ATGCATAAACAACTCACCAGCACGCTTGCACTGCATGCGCTCCCCAATAGTTTCAAATTAGCACGAAGTTTAAATCGTCGTATCCATTTTCATTTGGGGCCAACCAACTCTGGAAAAACCTATGAAGCACTCATCAAACTTCAGAAAGCTGAATCTGGCGTTTACCTTGCTCCCCTTCGATTATTAGCCATGGAGATTAGAGATAGGCTCATGGAGGCAGGCGTGCCTTGCAACTTGATTACAGGAGAAGAGCGCCAACTCATTCCAGGTGCAAAACATACCGCGTGTACTGTCGAAATGATGAACACGAATCAAGCGGTAGACGTAGCCATTATTGATGAAATACAAATGTTACAAGATGAGTCGCGGGGATATGCATGGACGACTGCCCTCATCGGCGCCCCTGCGAAAGATGTGTATGTGTGCGGTGCAAATAGTGTCACTGAACCATGTCTCAGGGCGATCAAAGCGCTTGGGGAGCAATTTGATGTGACACATCTTGAACGAAAAACTCCCCTGCTGCTTGAGCAACAGGGGCTGAGCGGTCAAAAATACAAGCGCGCAAACCTTAAAGGAAAGTTACAAAAGGGCGACGCAGTCATCGCCTTTTCTCGCAAAGATGTGCTCACCTTAAGCGCAAGATTTAGACAATGGGGTTATGGCGTTGCTTCTATTTATGGCGCGCTGTCTCCTGAAGTACGCCGTACCGAATCCAAGCGTTTTTGCGAGGGAGAGGCTGACATCCTTGTTGCCACAGATGCTATTGGGATGGGCCTTAACTTACCCATTCGGCGTGTCATTTTTTCTTGCATTGATAAATTTGATGGCGTAGCAAGCCGCCGGATTAATGCAACGGAAGTGCGTCAAATTGGAGGGCGTGCGGGTCGCTTTGGTATTTATGATATTGGCTATATCAGCGCTTTTGAAGATGATGAGTTAATCCATTTAGAACATATGCTGACCACATCAGATGTGGCCGATTTGAAAAAACTACCGATCTCCCCGAGCTTCCCGCATTTATCTGAAATTGCCAACACACTGCATAGCCATAAAATAAGTGAAGTGCTCGCATACTTTGCTGAGCGCATTCGTATTGAGAGTGATTTGTTTGAGATTGCCCCCCTTCAGACGCAAACGCAACTTGCTTTGTTGGTCGACGAATATGCCCCAACCCTGAATCTTAAAGACAAGTTTTTGTTAACTTGCGCGCCAGTTGGATGGGATAAAGCACGTGAGCGCGATTATTTTTTAAGTTGTTTAGATTGTGTAGTGAATAACCAAAAGAAGGCATTACCAAATGATGTCAGTTGGTTAAGTTCAAACAGCCCTAAACATCTAGAAGAAGCTGAAGATTTGGGTAAAGACATCAGTTTATACGCTTGGTTAGCGCATAAATTTCCTCATCACTTTTTTGAACTAGATGCACTGCCCGCATTGAGGAGCAAAGTGAGTCGATATATTGAAGCCGCATTATTAATCCAAGCGGGGTACCGCGATACATCGAAAGAAATGATGTATCAGTCAGGACAGTTTTAG
- a CDS encoding ferritin-like domain-containing protein, with translation MELRAQALNCLAETDFLKKTQKVAQLTEAWSSGCCSLDATSVINASDHIPGLPNKPHLVSPKDVARRNMRTTEGRAVMIHALAHIEFNAINLALDAIWRFAEMPEQYYSDWLKVAAEEAYHFTLLNQHLVKLGYIYGDFPAHNSLWEMATRTSNDLLARIALVPRTMEARGLDASPALRAKLAQVGDMEAAEILDIILRDEIGHVAIGNFWFNWLCQSRHLEPINTYAQLAKQYEAPTPRKPFNHQARLAAGFTEQELAWLENA, from the coding sequence ATGGAGCTGCGTGCACAAGCACTTAATTGTCTGGCTGAGACAGATTTTTTAAAGAAAACACAAAAAGTAGCGCAATTAACCGAGGCATGGTCATCAGGGTGCTGTTCATTGGACGCCACCAGTGTGATTAATGCGTCTGATCATATTCCTGGCTTACCAAACAAACCCCATTTAGTCTCGCCCAAAGACGTTGCTCGTCGGAACATGCGCACTACTGAGGGGCGTGCAGTCATGATTCATGCACTTGCACATATTGAGTTTAATGCGATTAATTTAGCTCTCGATGCTATTTGGCGTTTTGCGGAGATGCCCGAGCAATATTACAGCGATTGGCTGAAAGTGGCGGCTGAAGAGGCGTATCACTTCACTTTGCTCAACCAACATCTTGTAAAACTTGGGTATATCTATGGGGATTTTCCTGCCCATAATAGCTTGTGGGAGATGGCGACACGCACTTCAAATGATCTCTTAGCGCGCATCGCTTTAGTCCCTCGCACCATGGAGGCTCGTGGTTTAGATGCCTCACCTGCCCTTCGTGCGAAGCTGGCCCAGGTTGGTGACATGGAAGCGGCCGAAATTTTAGATATCATCCTTCGTGATGAAATCGGACATGTGGCGATCGGAAACTTCTGGTTTAATTGGCTGTGTCAGTCACGTCATTTAGAACCAATCAACACCTACGCCCAGCTTGCCAAGCAATATGAAGCACCAACACCCCGCAAACCTTTTAACCATCAAGCAAGGCTTGCTGCCGGGTTTACCGAACAAGAATTAGCTTGGCTTGAGAATGCATAA